One window of the Gallus gallus isolate bGalGal1 chromosome 36, bGalGal1.mat.broiler.GRCg7b, whole genome shotgun sequence genome contains the following:
- the LOC121108150 gene encoding myosin light chain kinase, smooth muscle-like isoform X2, whose protein sequence is MEDPNVVGSPKPMEDPNVVGSPKPMEDPNVVGSPNATEDPNVVGSPKPMEDPNVVGSPKPMEDPNVVGSPNATEDPNVVGSSKPMEDPNVVGSPKPMEDPNVVGSPKPMEDPNVVGSPKPMEDPNVVGSPKPMEDPNIVGSPKPMEDPNAVGSPEPIEDPNPVEDPNFVGPQKLTDDSNSAEDPNPMEDPDPMEDPDPMEDPNFVGPQKPTDDFNSAEDPNPMEDPNPMEDPDPMEDPNFVGPQKPTDDFNSAEDPNPMEDPDPMEDPDPMEDPNFVGPQKLTDDSNSAEDPNLMEDPDPMEDPDPMEDPNFVGPQKPTDDFNSAEDPNPMEDPNPMEDPTPVEGSEEE, encoded by the exons ATGGAGGACCCCAATGTTGTGGGGTCACCCAAACCCATGGAGGACCCCAACGTTGTGGGGTCACCCAAACCCATGGAGGACCCCAACGTTGTAGGGTCACCCAATGCCACCGAGGACCCCAACGTTGTGGGGTCACCCAAACCCATGGAGGACCCCAACGTTGTGGGGTCACCCAAACCCATGGAGGACCCCAACGTTGTGGGGTCACCCAACGCTACAGAGGACCCCAACGTTGTGGGGTCATCCAAACCCATGGAGGACCCCAATGTTGTGGGGTCACCCAAACCCATGGAGGACCCCAACGTTGTGGGGTCACCCAAACCCATGGAGGACCCCAATGTTGTGGGGTCACCCAAACCCATGGAGGACCCCAACGTTGTGGGGTCACCCAAACCCATGGAGGACCCCAACATTGTGGGGTCACCCAAACCCATGGAGGACCCCAACGCTGTAGGGTCACCAGAAC CCATAGAAGACCCCAATCCCGTGGAGGACCCCAACTTTGTAGGGCCACAAAAACTCACAGACGACTCCAACTCCGCCGAAGACCCCAATCCCATGGAGGACCCCGATCCCATGGAGGACCCCGATCCCATGGAGGACCCCAACTTTGTAGGGCCACAAAAACCCACAGATGACTTCAACTCCGCCGAAGACCCCAATCCCATGGAGGACCCCAATCCCATGGAGGACCCCGATCCCATGGAGGACCCCAACTTTGTAGGGCCACAAAAACCCACAGATGACTTCAACTCCGCCGAAGACCCCAATCCCATGGAGGACCCCGATCCCATGGAGGACCCCGATCCCATGGAGGACCCCAACTTTGTAGGGCCACAAAAACTCACAGACGACTCCAACTCCGCCGAAGACCCCAATCTCATGGAGGACCCCGATCCCATGGAGGACCCCGATCCCATGGAGGACCCCAACTTTGTAGGGCCACAAAAACCCACAGATGACTTCAACTCCGCCGAAGACCCCAATCCCATGGAGGACCCCAATCCCATGGAGGACCCCACACCCGTGGAGGGCTCTGAGGAGGAATGA
- the LOC121108150 gene encoding myosin light chain kinase, smooth muscle-like isoform X6, with protein sequence MEDPNVVGSPKPMEDPNVVGSPNATEDPNVVGSSKPMEDPNVVGSPKPMEDPNVVGSPKPMEDPNVVGSPKPMEDPNVVGSPKPMEDPNIVGSPKPMEDPNAVGSPEPIEDSNPMEDPKPMEDPNVVGSPEPIEDPNPVEDPNFVGPQKLTDDSNSAEDPNPMEDPDPMEDPDPMEDPNFVGPQKPTDDFNSAEDPNPMEDPNPMEDPDPMEDPNFVGPQKPTDDFNSAEDPNPMEDPDPMEDPDPMEDPNFVGPQKLTDDSNSAEDPNLMEDPDPMEDPDPMEDPNFVGPQKPTDDFNSAEDPNPMEDPNPMEDPTPVEGSEEE encoded by the coding sequence ATGGAGGACCCCAACGTTGTGGGGTCACCCAAACCCATGGAGGACCCCAACGTTGTGGGGTCACCCAACGCTACAGAGGACCCCAACGTTGTGGGGTCATCCAAACCCATGGAGGACCCCAATGTTGTGGGGTCACCCAAACCCATGGAGGACCCCAACGTTGTGGGGTCACCCAAACCCATGGAGGACCCCAATGTTGTGGGGTCACCCAAACCCATGGAGGACCCCAACGTTGTGGGGTCACCCAAACCCATGGAGGACCCCAACATTGTGGGGTCACCCAAACCCATGGAGGACCCCAACGCTGTAGGGTCACCAGAACCCATAGAAGACTCCAACCCTATGGAGGATCCCAAACCCATGGAGGACCCCAACGTTGTAGGGTCACCCGAACCCATAGAAGACCCCAATCCCGTGGAGGACCCCAACTTTGTAGGGCCACAAAAACTCACAGACGACTCCAACTCCGCCGAAGACCCCAATCCCATGGAGGACCCCGATCCCATGGAGGACCCCGATCCCATGGAGGACCCCAACTTTGTAGGGCCACAAAAACCCACAGATGACTTCAACTCCGCCGAAGACCCCAATCCCATGGAGGACCCCAATCCCATGGAGGACCCCGATCCCATGGAGGACCCCAACTTTGTAGGGCCACAAAAACCCACAGATGACTTCAACTCCGCCGAAGACCCCAATCCCATGGAGGACCCCGATCCCATGGAGGACCCCGATCCCATGGAGGACCCCAACTTTGTAGGGCCACAAAAACTCACAGACGACTCCAACTCCGCCGAAGACCCCAATCTCATGGAGGACCCCGATCCCATGGAGGACCCCGATCCCATGGAGGACCCCAACTTTGTAGGGCCACAAAAACCCACAGATGACTTCAACTCCGCCGAAGACCCCAATCCCATGGAGGACCCCAATCCCATGGAGGACCCCACACCCGTGGAGGGCTCTGAGGAGGAATGA
- the LOC121108150 gene encoding myosin light chain kinase, smooth muscle-like isoform X1, producing MEDPNVVGSPKPMEDPNVVGSPNATEDPNVVGSPKPMEDPNVVGSPKPMEDPNVVGSPNATEDPNVVGSSKPMEDPNVVGSPKPMEDPNVVGSPKPMEDPNVVGSPKPMEDPNVVGSPKPMEDPNIVGSPKPMEDPNAVGSPEPIEDSNPMEDPKPMEDPNVVGSPEPIEDPNPVEDPNFVGPQKLTDDSNSAEDPNPMEDPDPMEDPDPMEDPNFVGPQKPTDDFNSAEDPNPMEDPNPMEDPDPMEDPNFVGPQKPTDDFNSAEDPNPMEDPDPMEDPDPMEDPNFVGPQKLTDDSNSAEDPNLMEDPDPMEDPDPMEDPNFVGPQKPTDDFNSAEDPNPMEDPNPMEDPTPVEGSEEE from the exons ATGGAGGACCCCAACGTTGTGGGGTCACCCAAACCCATGGAGGACCCCAATGTTGTGGG GTCACCCAATGCCACCGAGGACCCCAACGTTGTGGGGTCACCCAAACCCATGGAGGACCCCAACGTTGTGGGGTCACCCAAACCCATGGAGGACCCCAACGTTGTGGGGTCACCCAACGCTACAGAGGACCCCAACGTTGTGGGGTCATCCAAACCCATGGAGGACCCCAATGTTGTGGGGTCACCCAAACCCATGGAGGACCCCAACGTTGTGGGGTCACCCAAACCCATGGAGGACCCCAATGTTGTGGGGTCACCCAAACCCATGGAGGACCCCAACGTTGTGGGGTCACCCAAACCCATGGAGGACCCCAACATTGTGGGGTCACCCAAACCCATGGAGGACCCCAACGCTGTAGGGTCACCAGAACCCATAGAAGACTCCAACCCTATGGAGGATCCCAAACCCATGGAGGACCCCAACGTTGTAGGGTCACCCGAACCCATAGAAGACCCCAATCCCGTGGAGGACCCCAACTTTGTAGGGCCACAAAAACTCACAGACGACTCCAACTCCGCCGAAGACCCCAATCCCATGGAGGACCCCGATCCCATGGAGGACCCCGATCCCATGGAGGACCCCAACTTTGTAGGGCCACAAAAACCCACAGATGACTTCAACTCCGCCGAAGACCCCAATCCCATGGAGGACCCCAATCCCATGGAGGACCCCGATCCCATGGAGGACCCCAACTTTGTAGGGCCACAAAAACCCACAGATGACTTCAACTCCGCCGAAGACCCCAATCCCATGGAGGACCCCGATCCCATGGAGGACCCCGATCCCATGGAGGACCCCAACTTTGTAGGGCCACAAAAACTCACAGACGACTCCAACTCCGCCGAAGACCCCAATCTCATGGAGGACCCCGATCCCATGGAGGACCCCGATCCCATGGAGGACCCCAACTTTGTAGGGCCACAAAAACCCACAGATGACTTCAACTCCGCCGAAGACCCCAATCCCATGGAGGACCCCAATCCCATGGAGGACCCCACACCCGTGGAGGGCTCTGAGGAGGAATGA
- the LOC121108150 gene encoding myosin light chain kinase, smooth muscle-like isoform X9 has translation MEDPNVVGSPKPMEDPNAVGSPEPIEDSNPMEDPKPMEDPNVVGSPEPIEDPNPVEDPNFVGPQKLTDDSNSAEDPNPMEDPDPMEDPDPMEDPNFVGPQKPTDDFNSAEDPNPMEDPNPMEDPDPMEDPNFVGPQKPTDDFNSAEDPNPMEDPDPMEDPDPMEDPNFVGPQKLTDDSNSAEDPNLMEDPDPMEDPDPMEDPNFVGPQKPTDDFNSAEDPNPMEDPNPMEDPTPVEGSEEE, from the exons ATGGAGGACCCCAACGTTGTGGGGTCACCCAAACCCATGGAGGAC CCCAACGCTGTAGGGTCACCAGAACCCATAGAAGACTCCAACCCTATGGAGGATCCCAAACCCATGGAGGACCCCAACGTTGTAGGGTCACCCGAACCCATAGAAGACCCCAATCCCGTGGAGGACCCCAACTTTGTAGGGCCACAAAAACTCACAGACGACTCCAACTCCGCCGAAGACCCCAATCCCATGGAGGACCCCGATCCCATGGAGGACCCCGATCCCATGGAGGACCCCAACTTTGTAGGGCCACAAAAACCCACAGATGACTTCAACTCCGCCGAAGACCCCAATCCCATGGAGGACCCCAATCCCATGGAGGACCCCGATCCCATGGAGGACCCCAACTTTGTAGGGCCACAAAAACCCACAGATGACTTCAACTCCGCCGAAGACCCCAATCCCATGGAGGACCCCGATCCCATGGAGGACCCCGATCCCATGGAGGACCCCAACTTTGTAGGGCCACAAAAACTCACAGACGACTCCAACTCCGCCGAAGACCCCAATCTCATGGAGGACCCCGATCCCATGGAGGACCCCGATCCCATGGAGGACCCCAACTTTGTAGGGCCACAAAAACCCACAGATGACTTCAACTCCGCCGAAGACCCCAATCCCATGGAGGACCCCAATCCCATGGAGGACCCCACACCCGTGGAGGGCTCTGAGGAGGAATGA
- the LOC121108150 gene encoding myosin light chain kinase, smooth muscle-like isoform X5 produces MEDPNVVGSPKPMEDPNVVGSPKPMEDPNVVGSPNATEDPNVVGSPKPMEDPNVVGSPKPMEDPNVVGSPNATEDPNVVGSSKPMEDPNVVGSPKPMEDPNVVGSPKPMEDPNVVGSPKPMEDPNVVGSPKPMEDPNIVGSPKPMEDPNAVGSPEPIEDSNPMEDPKPMEDPNVVGSPEPIEDPNPVEDPNFVGPQKLTDDSNSAEDPNPMEDPDPMEDPNFVGPQKPTDDFNSAEDPNPMEDPDPMEDPDPMEDPNFVGPQKLTDDSNSAEDPNLMEDPDPMEDPDPMEDPNFVGPQKPTDDFNSAEDPNPMEDPNPMEDPTPVEGSEEE; encoded by the exons ATGGAGGACCCCAATGTTGTGGGGTCACCCAAACCCATGGAGGACCCCAACGTTGTGGGGTCACCCAAACCCATGGAGGACCCCAACGTTGTAGGGTCACCCAATGCCACCGAGGACCCCAACGTTGTGGGGTCACCCAAACCCATGGAGGACCCCAACGTTGTGGGGTCACCCAAACCCATGGAGGACCCCAACGTTGTGGGGTCACCCAACGCTACAGAGGACCCCAACGTTGTGGGGTCATCCAAACCCATGGAGGACCCCAATGTTGTGGGGTCACCCAAACCCATGGAGGACCCCAACGTTGTGGGGTCACCCAAACCCATGGAGGACCCCAATGTTGTGGGGTCACCCAAACCCATGGAGGACCCCAACGTTGTGGGGTCACCCAAACCCATGGAGGACCCCAACATTGTGGGGTCACCCAAACCCATGGAGGACCCCAACGCTGTAGGGTCACCAGAACCCATAGAAGACTCCAACCCTATGGAGGATCCCAAACCCATGGAGGACCCCAACGTTGTAGGGTCACCCGAACCCATAGAAGACCCCAATCCCGTGGAGGACCCCAACTTTGTAGGGCCACAAAAACTCACAGACGACTCCAACTCCGCCGAA GACCCCAATCCCATGGAGGACCCCGATCCCATGGAGGACCCCAACTTTGTAGGGCCACAAAAACCCACAGATGACTTCAACTCCGCCGAAGACCCCAATCCCATGGAGGACCCCGATCCCATGGAGGACCCCGATCCCATGGAGGACCCCAACTTTGTAGGGCCACAAAAACTCACAGACGACTCCAACTCCGCCGAAGACCCCAATCTCATGGAGGACCCCGATCCCATGGAGGACCCCGATCCCATGGAGGACCCCAACTTTGTAGGGCCACAAAAACCCACAGATGACTTCAACTCCGCCGAAGACCCCAATCCCATGGAGGACCCCAATCCCATGGAGGACCCCACACCCGTGGAGGGCTCTGAGGAGGAATGA
- the LOC121108150 gene encoding myosin light chain kinase, smooth muscle-like isoform X3, translated as MEDPNVVGSPKPMEDPNVVGSPKPMEDPNVVGSPNATEDPNVVGSPKPMEDPNVVGSPKPMEDPNVVGSPNATEDPNVVGSSKPMEDPNVVGSPKPMEDPNVVGSPKPMEDPNVVGSPKPMEDPNVVGSPKPMEDPNIVGSPKPMEDPNAVGSPEPIEDSNPMEDPKPMEDPNVVGSPEPIEDPNPVEDPNFVGPQKLTDDSNSAEDPNPMEDPDPMEDPDPMEDPNFVGPQKPTDDFNSAEDPNPMEDPNPMEDPDPMEDPNFVGPQKPTDDFNSAEDPNPMEDPDPMEDPDPMEDPDPMEDPNFVGPQKPTDDFNSAEDPNPMEDPNPMEDPTPVEGSEEE; from the exons ATGGAGGACCCCAATGTTGTGGGGTCACCCAAACCCATGGAGGACCCCAACGTTGTGGGGTCACCCAAACCCATGGAGGACCCCAACGTTGTAGGGTCACCCAATGCCACCGAGGACCCCAACGTTGTGGGGTCACCCAAACCCATGGAGGACCCCAACGTTGTGGGGTCACCCAAACCCATGGAGGACCCCAACGTTGTGGGGTCACCCAACGCTACAGAGGACCCCAACGTTGTGGGGTCATCCAAACCCATGGAGGACCCCAATGTTGTGGGGTCACCCAAACCCATGGAGGACCCCAACGTTGTGGGGTCACCCAAACCCATGGAGGACCCCAATGTTGTGGGGTCACCCAAACCCATGGAGGACCCCAACGTTGTGGGGTCACCCAAACCCATGGAGGACCCCAACATTGTGGGGTCACCCAAACCCATGGAGGACCCCAACGCTGTAGGGTCACCAGAACCCATAGAAGACTCCAACCCTATGGAGGATCCCAAACCCATGGAGGACCCCAACGTTGTAGGGTCACCCGAACCCATAGAAGACCCCAATCCCGTGGAGGACCCCAACTTTGTAGGGCCACAAAAACTCACAGACGACTCCAACTCCGCCGAAGACCCCAATCCCATGGAGGACCCCGATCCCATGGAGGACCCCGATCCCATGGAGGACCCCAACTTTGTAGGGCCACAAAAACCCACAGATGACTTCAACTCCGCCGAAGACCCCAATCCCATGGAGGACCCCAATCCCATGGAGGACCCCGATCCCATGGAGGACCCCAACTTTGTAGGGCCACAAAAACCCACAGATGACTTCAACTCCGCCGAAGACCCCAATCCCATGGAGGACCCCGATCCCATGGAG GACCCCGATCCCATGGAGGACCCCGATCCCATGGAGGACCCCAACTTTGTAGGGCCACAAAAACCCACAGATGACTTCAACTCCGCCGAAGACCCCAATCCCATGGAGGACCCCAATCCCATGGAGGACCCCACACCCGTGGAGGGCTCTGAGGAGGAATGA
- the LOC121108150 gene encoding myosin light chain kinase, smooth muscle-like isoform X4, whose product MEDPNVVGSPKPMEDPNVVGSPKPMEDPNVVGSPNATEDPNVVGSPKPMEDPNVVGSPKPMEDPNVVGSPNATEDPNVVGSSKPMEDPNVVGSPKPMEDPNVVGSPKPMEDPNVVGSPKPMEDPNVVGSPKPMEDPNIVGSPKPMEDPNAVGSPEPIEDSNPMEDPKPMEDPNVVGSPEPIEDPNPVEDPNFVGPQKLTDDSNSAEDPNPMEDPDPMEDPNPMEDPDPMEDPNFVGPQKPTDDFNSAEDPNPMEDPDPMEDPDPMEDPNFVGPQKLTDDSNSAEDPNLMEDPDPMEDPDPMEDPNFVGPQKPTDDFNSAEDPNPMEDPNPMEDPTPVEGSEEE is encoded by the exons ATGGAGGACCCCAATGTTGTGGGGTCACCCAAACCCATGGAGGACCCCAACGTTGTGGGGTCACCCAAACCCATGGAGGACCCCAACGTTGTAGGGTCACCCAATGCCACCGAGGACCCCAACGTTGTGGGGTCACCCAAACCCATGGAGGACCCCAACGTTGTGGGGTCACCCAAACCCATGGAGGACCCCAACGTTGTGGGGTCACCCAACGCTACAGAGGACCCCAACGTTGTGGGGTCATCCAAACCCATGGAGGACCCCAATGTTGTGGGGTCACCCAAACCCATGGAGGACCCCAACGTTGTGGGGTCACCCAAACCCATGGAGGACCCCAATGTTGTGGGGTCACCCAAACCCATGGAGGACCCCAACGTTGTGGGGTCACCCAAACCCATGGAGGACCCCAACATTGTGGGGTCACCCAAACCCATGGAGGACCCCAACGCTGTAGGGTCACCAGAACCCATAGAAGACTCCAACCCTATGGAGGATCCCAAACCCATGGAGGACCCCAACGTTGTAGGGTCACCCGAACCCATAGAAGACCCCAATCCCGTGGAGGACCCCAACTTTGTAGGGCCACAAAAACTCACAGACGACTCCAACTCCGCCGAAGACCCCAATCCCATGGAGGACCCCGATCCCATGGAG GACCCCAATCCCATGGAGGACCCCGATCCCATGGAGGACCCCAACTTTGTAGGGCCACAAAAACCCACAGATGACTTCAACTCCGCCGAAGACCCCAATCCCATGGAGGACCCCGATCCCATGGAGGACCCCGATCCCATGGAGGACCCCAACTTTGTAGGGCCACAAAAACTCACAGACGACTCCAACTCCGCCGAAGACCCCAATCTCATGGAGGACCCCGATCCCATGGAGGACCCCGATCCCATGGAGGACCCCAACTTTGTAGGGCCACAAAAACCCACAGATGACTTCAACTCCGCCGAAGACCCCAATCCCATGGAGGACCCCAATCCCATGGAGGACCCCACACCCGTGGAGGGCTCTGAGGAGGAATGA
- the LOC121108150 gene encoding myosin light chain kinase, smooth muscle-like isoform X7 produces the protein MEDPNVVGSPKPMEDPNVVGSPKPMEDPNVVGSPNATEDPNVVGSPKPMEDPNVVGSPKPMEDPNAVGSPEPIEDSNPMEDPKPMEDPNVVGSPEPIEDPNPVEDPNFVGPQKLTDDSNSAEDPNPMEDPDPMEDPDPMEDPNFVGPQKPTDDFNSAEDPNPMEDPNPMEDPDPMEDPNFVGPQKPTDDFNSAEDPNPMEDPDPMEDPDPMEDPNFVGPQKLTDDSNSAEDPNLMEDPDPMEDPDPMEDPNFVGPQKPTDDFNSAEDPNPMEDPNPMEDPTPVEGSEEE, from the exons ATGGAGGACCCCAATGTTGTGGGGTCACCCAAACCCATGGAGGACCCCAACGTTGTGGGGTCACCCAAACCCATGGAGGACCCCAACGTTGTAGGGTCACCCAATGCCACCGAGGACCCCAACGTTGTGGGGTCACCCAAACCCATGGAGGACCCCAACGTTGTGGGGTCACCCAAACCCATGGAGGAC CCCAACGCTGTAGGGTCACCAGAACCCATAGAAGACTCCAACCCTATGGAGGATCCCAAACCCATGGAGGACCCCAACGTTGTAGGGTCACCCGAACCCATAGAAGACCCCAATCCCGTGGAGGACCCCAACTTTGTAGGGCCACAAAAACTCACAGACGACTCCAACTCCGCCGAAGACCCCAATCCCATGGAGGACCCCGATCCCATGGAGGACCCCGATCCCATGGAGGACCCCAACTTTGTAGGGCCACAAAAACCCACAGATGACTTCAACTCCGCCGAAGACCCCAATCCCATGGAGGACCCCAATCCCATGGAGGACCCCGATCCCATGGAGGACCCCAACTTTGTAGGGCCACAAAAACCCACAGATGACTTCAACTCCGCCGAAGACCCCAATCCCATGGAGGACCCCGATCCCATGGAGGACCCCGATCCCATGGAGGACCCCAACTTTGTAGGGCCACAAAAACTCACAGACGACTCCAACTCCGCCGAAGACCCCAATCTCATGGAGGACCCCGATCCCATGGAGGACCCCGATCCCATGGAGGACCCCAACTTTGTAGGGCCACAAAAACCCACAGATGACTTCAACTCCGCCGAAGACCCCAATCCCATGGAGGACCCCAATCCCATGGAGGACCCCACACCCGTGGAGGGCTCTGAGGAGGAATGA
- the LOC121108150 gene encoding myosin light chain kinase, smooth muscle-like isoform X8 — MEDPNVVGSPKPMEDPNVVGSPKPMEDPNVVGSPNATEDPNVVGSPKPMEDPNAVGSPEPIEDSNPMEDPKPMEDPNVVGSPEPIEDPNPVEDPNFVGPQKLTDDSNSAEDPNPMEDPDPMEDPDPMEDPNFVGPQKPTDDFNSAEDPNPMEDPNPMEDPDPMEDPNFVGPQKPTDDFNSAEDPNPMEDPDPMEDPDPMEDPNFVGPQKLTDDSNSAEDPNLMEDPDPMEDPDPMEDPNFVGPQKPTDDFNSAEDPNPMEDPNPMEDPTPVEGSEEE, encoded by the exons ATGGAGGACCCCAATGTTGTGGGGTCACCCAAACCCATGGAGGACCCCAACGTTGTGGGGTCACCCAAACCCATGGAGGACCCCAACGTTGTAGGGTCACCCAATGCCACCGAGGACCCCAACGTTGTGGG GTCACCCAAACCCATGGAGGACCCCAACGCTGTAGGGTCACCAGAACCCATAGAAGACTCCAACCCTATGGAGGATCCCAAACCCATGGAGGACCCCAACGTTGTAGGGTCACCCGAACCCATAGAAGACCCCAATCCCGTGGAGGACCCCAACTTTGTAGGGCCACAAAAACTCACAGACGACTCCAACTCCGCCGAAGACCCCAATCCCATGGAGGACCCCGATCCCATGGAGGACCCCGATCCCATGGAGGACCCCAACTTTGTAGGGCCACAAAAACCCACAGATGACTTCAACTCCGCCGAAGACCCCAATCCCATGGAGGACCCCAATCCCATGGAGGACCCCGATCCCATGGAGGACCCCAACTTTGTAGGGCCACAAAAACCCACAGATGACTTCAACTCCGCCGAAGACCCCAATCCCATGGAGGACCCCGATCCCATGGAGGACCCCGATCCCATGGAGGACCCCAACTTTGTAGGGCCACAAAAACTCACAGACGACTCCAACTCCGCCGAAGACCCCAATCTCATGGAGGACCCCGATCCCATGGAGGACCCCGATCCCATGGAGGACCCCAACTTTGTAGGGCCACAAAAACCCACAGATGACTTCAACTCCGCCGAAGACCCCAATCCCATGGAGGACCCCAATCCCATGGAGGACCCCACACCCGTGGAGGGCTCTGAGGAGGAATGA